One window of Candidatus Binataceae bacterium genomic DNA carries:
- a CDS encoding IS1595 family transposase, protein MMTFQAFMATFPDEAACSQFLKDRRWPDGKVKCPRCGNEKVYTLKQAFKWQCQSATCGKNGYRFSVLVGTIFENTNVPLVTWFKVLYTMLQSKKGVSSRQLRRTFFGERSSLHTAWYVGHRLRAGMRDDDFKQLMGIVEVDETFIGGKDKNRHWDKKSHVWRNRLRQGGRHRSHQSEG, encoded by the coding sequence ATGATGACCTTCCAAGCATTCATGGCGACGTTTCCCGACGAAGCTGCTTGCAGCCAATTTCTCAAAGACCGGCGATGGCCTGACGGTAAGGTCAAATGTCCGCGTTGCGGAAACGAAAAGGTCTACACGCTCAAGCAAGCCTTCAAGTGGCAGTGCCAGAGCGCGACGTGCGGTAAGAACGGCTATCGGTTCTCGGTGCTGGTCGGGACTATCTTCGAGAATACCAACGTCCCGCTCGTAACGTGGTTTAAGGTTCTCTACACCATGTTGCAGAGCAAAAAGGGCGTTTCGTCCCGCCAGCTTCGCCGGACGTTCTTTGGCGAGCGTTCCTCTCTGCATACCGCTTGGTACGTCGGCCATCGGCTCCGCGCCGGTATGCGGGATGATGATTTCAAGCAGCTTATGGGTATCGTGGAAGTCGATGAGACTTTCATCGGCGGCAAGGACAAGAACCGGCATTGGGACAAGAAATCGCACGTCTGGCGGAATCGGCTCCGGCAAGGTGGGCGTCATCGGAGCCATCAGTCGGAAGGGTAA
- a CDS encoding IS1595 family transposase has product MRLSSAARTRTGIGTRNRTSGGIGSGKVGVIGAISRKGNVVCQIIENTDAKTLNRFVRKAVSDRVSLVATDDHRGYDYLQAAGGLPHEAVKHSENEYVRGEVHTNNIESFWALFKRGVIGAYHNVSKKYLPLYLNEFQFRHNNRKNPDIFGEAIAGC; this is encoded by the coding sequence ATGAGACTTTCATCGGCGGCAAGGACAAGAACCGGCATTGGGACAAGAAATCGCACGTCTGGCGGAATCGGCTCCGGCAAGGTGGGCGTCATCGGAGCCATCAGTCGGAAGGGTAACGTGGTTTGCCAGATCATCGAGAATACGGACGCCAAAACCCTTAACCGCTTCGTGCGCAAGGCCGTCAGCGACCGCGTAAGCCTCGTCGCAACCGATGATCATCGCGGTTATGACTATCTGCAAGCGGCGGGCGGGTTGCCGCACGAAGCCGTCAAGCATTCCGAGAATGAGTACGTGCGCGGCGAAGTCCATACCAACAACATCGAAAGCTTTTGGGCGCTGTTCAAGCGCGGAGTCATCGGCGCCTATCACAACGTCAGCAAGAAGTATCTGCCCCTGTACCTGAATGAGTTTCAGTTCCGCCACAACAACCGGAAGAATCCCGACATTTTCGGCGAAGCTATAGCAGGATGCTGA